The sequence below is a genomic window from Humulus lupulus chromosome 3, drHumLupu1.1, whole genome shotgun sequence.
ttttttaaataagtaGGTCCtacttaaaataaatttaattaattaaatgaaagtGGCAAGCCACTTTACCTAAATTTTTAGGGCACAATTTTGGAGCACATATCATTACTCCTCTAAGAAATGCCCTATTTGATTGTAAACTCTTTAGTTAAGTAATGAAAGATTTAatttgcttaaaaaaaaaaagagagagaaattgATGGTAATAGAAAGGTGAGTGGTTTCAttccaaaaaaaaagaaaagaaagaaaggttAGTgggttttttttagaaaaaaaaaatagaatgagtAGAAACGTAATCtaataattatgttttgaaaTGAAATCTAATAATCTTTTTTTAGATGTGACGTTGACAATAATTAAATTAGGGTATTAGTATTAttgtaaaaaaacaaaaacaaaaacaaaaatagaaaaagaaaaaatcaaaacAATACCACTGGCTAGCTGGGCGCTGAGGCGTTTATTGCAAAAACTACAAATCCCACTCGCTCTCCTCCACGCGCTCCTCCGTTCCAAAGTTGGTCTCTCGCTCTATACTCCAACCTCATTCTTCTTCGTTCCACTCTCCTTGAGCAGAACCAGTTTTCGAGGACTGATCTCTAAGCTTGGGTGATTTAGGGTAAAATCCCTAATCGAAACAGCGTTATCCTGGTGCGGATTCAGGGAGAAGAGGGTGGTAGCGAGCGAGCGAGATGGGCATGAATTCTATATCCTCAGAGTCCAATATCGATCTCAATGAGCAGATCTCGCAGCTTATGGAGTGCAAGCCACTCTCCGAGCAACAGGTTTTGATGTCCTTGTCTTTCTTGTCTTTTTCCTCTTTCTTTTTCTGGAACGATTCCCCCCTCCTCCTAGTTAAATATTAACTTAAAATCCCGTTTGGTTACCCAGAAAATTAAGgaaagggttttctgggttctgattttttaatatatatctatCAAATTGGTAACTGGGTAAAGTTTAGTCTTTTCGGGGTAATAAGTTGATTTAGGGCTAATTCAGCTCCTAGATGCGGAGAAATGGGATTTTTCTGCTTTTGAAATGAATACGTGAGTATTATCGTCATTGGGTTTGTATGAGGTTTTTGACAGCATTTTGTGTACCGAATTGAATGTTTATGGAGCAAGAGATTGAAAGATTTTGCCCAGGTAGAGTAGATTTTTTTCCCTTAACATTTATTGGATAAGGAGATCTGCTTGGATAAAGAATGTCGTGTTTAAATTAGCACGCTGTTTGAATAGGGACAAGATTTGAATGCCAAATTCCAACCCATAAAGTTTTTACTTCTTTTATTATAGGAATATTTCTCTTATTACTTATCTTAAACCATGGTCAAATCTCTTCCTATTGTCTCTTTGTTATGAATCTTTTTAAGCAGTGTGATTCTTGGACTTGGGAACGCATTTGTAAACCAACAAGCTAATGTAATCTTATTTCCTTTGTTTGTCTGTAGGTTAGAGCCTTATGTGACAAGGCCAAGGAAATCTTAATGGATGAAAGCAACGTTCAGGTACAGCACGCTTTGCACACTTGAAACTCAATTAGTTTACTTTTAATTAACATTTTTTTGGGCTTAATGTTCAAAAAGTCAGCTGCTTTGCTGTTTTTTCTGTAAGTTTGATCTCCTGTCATGCTGATGCGGTTAAAGAAAACATTGTTCGCAAATTTTCAGTGTTGGATTGGTAGGAAATGTGTCTATTGTTGTtgtttagggttttttttttcttttttggttctttagtttcttatattctgGTCAAGTCGTTAGATATGTTTTATTAGTGCAGAAAGCAGTAAAAATTTAGTTAAGTGGAATAAACTAAGTTATTTGTTTTCTGTTATGCAGCCCGTTAAAAGTCCTGTGACCATTTGTGGTGATATTCATGGGCAGTTTCATGATCTTGCTGAACTTTTTCGAATTGGAGGGAAGGTATCTGTTAAATTCAGACCATTATTGTACTTTTTTTTGGTTTTCAAAAAGAACTAATGATaacaataattattatttttatttttaatatccGGGAGGCATGTTTTCTCTATGGGCTTCATTATTTACATTTTGTTTTGACTTTTTTGCAAGTCAATTTCTTCAATAAATGTTCTTTTGTTAgtattgtttttaaatatatttCTTTGTGACAGTGGCCCTTATAACTGTACAAGTTGCATTTCTAATAGTTTGGTAAGAAAAGAAATAGTTTTAGGTagaaagttaataaaaaaaaagtccACATTCAGGTTTGAATTTGGCTTATCTATATGCACTGATTATTATCTGTTTATTTAGTTATTCAAGTCCACATTCGAGTAAAATTTATTCCAACTAATTTTTATGCTATAATTTTCATTGGCAGTGTCCGGATACTAATTATTTGTTTATGGGAGACTATGTGGACCGTGGATACTATTCTGTTGAAACTGTGACGGTATGTGAAAGTTCTCAGGATTAGTTGCTTTAATTTATACTATTGTTAAAGAAACATCAATGTAAAATTGGTGGTTTCATTGTTACTTTACGAAATTGGATGCCAAGTGTCGAATGACCTATTCAGCAAGCATATCAATTATCAATAAGTAAATGTACAGGCGTAGTCGGAAAAACACAATTGGTTTTCTCTGAATTTTCATGCTTTTATAAAAAAACCTTGTCATCCATACAGTGTTTGCTTCATTCTTCAGCTTCTGGTGGCCCTAAAAGTGCGTTATCCACAGCGCATCACTATTCTTAGAGGAAACCATGAAAGTCGTCAggtttgtatttttaattttcattaaactatTTATCTTTTGCCTCTAAAAGTAAGAGGTTTGGATAATAATGGTTACAAGAAGGTAAAGATTTTCGACATTTTTTTTCACCATTAAACTATCTGATTGAACATTCAGAAGTTCTTTTGTATGCTGGAATCATGTGTTTATTTTTGCCTAATTAGACCTCATGTAGCATATAGGCCTGGTGGAAGTTAAAATTTAAGTTgctcaaatttgaacaaaatacaTCTACCttgattttttgtttgtttatttttgctgTTGGAAGCCTCTATATTGAACATTGAGCTAATCATTACTATTTTGTGGCAGATTACTCAAGTTTATGGGTTTTATGATGAATGTCTTCGAAAGTAAGTTTTCTATAGATGACTTTGCTTTAGATTGCTAATCAGAGTATCATTTTAAATTAATGCACTTAATGTTACTTATAATGACTGTTTTACTTGCATAAGCATTCGTATTGTTCCTTTATGCTTATTTTGACAGCATTTGCTGAAGTTTGAAAGCATGTATAGAAAATCTTTGTTTTTTAGGTACTTAAATTTGATGTCAGTGGACATAAGGAAGGATAGTGTATGGATGCCTTGATTCTACATTAGAATATTGAATCATGTGGGTCGCCTTGATGCAGTTCTTAGTGATGCTTTATTCTTTCTGTTCTGCAAATCAATGACATCATATCTGATCATTTATTTACAGGTATGGAAATGCCAATGTTTGGAAGACCTTTACAGACCTCTTTGACTATTTTCCGTTGACTGCATTGGTTAGTGTTTTTACAACTAATTGAAACATGGATGGAAATGGCATGCAAACAGTGAATATTTCTTGTCTAAATTATTTCTGTTGGTACTTTTAAAAAGAGTTTTTTGTTGGACGTTCCTGTGCTGTGCCTGGTTTCAGATTAGTATAAATATTTACTCAATTCCTAGTAGTGGTCAAATGGTCAGGCATAGCTCAAATGGTCAGGCATGTGGTTTGTTCCCACAAAGTCTGAGGTTCAAGTCCCTCTTGGAGTACTTTCATAGCAATTGCTATTGTTTCTTGGTCCCCAATTATTGTAGGGTTAGGCAGGGAGCcaagtttcaaaaaaaaaaaagaaattcctAGTAGTGGGAAAATGTGAAATCCTTCAACATGTTTAACTGGACCGAAATGATTGCGGTCAATTTAACTGCACATTGCCGGTAGTAATTACACTCCCAAGTCTTCTGTTTTTTAGGTTGAATCGGAAATTTTTTGTCTGCATGGTGGTTtgtccccttccattgaaacccTTGACAGCATACGCAATTTTGATCGTGTTCAAGAGGTTCCTCATGAAGGACCAATGTGTGATCTGTTATGGTCTGACCCAGATGATCGATGTGGTTGGGGTATTTCTCCTCGAGGTGCTGGATATACTTTTGGCCAGGTGACTATAAATAAATCCTACTATATTCATGAAACACTTTCCTCACTTTCACATGctcattttttatgattttaagaTTGACATTTCATTGTGCAGGATATTTCTGAGCAATTTAATCATACAAACAGCTTAAAACTGATTGCCAGAGCTCATCAGTTGGTCATGGATGGATTCAACTGGGCCCATGTAATTGCCATATAATTGTTTTTCTTACATGTTTGTTgctatttttaacataaagtaaGTAAATCGGTGTTGTGTTGGAACAGGAGCAAAAGGTAGTTACTATATTTAGTGCACCTAATTACTGCTACCGTTGTGGCAACATGGCCTCTATTTTGGAAGTTGATGACTGTAAAAGCCACACTTTCATTCAGGTCTACTTCCATCGCATTATATATTTATAGAAGCTGAATAACATGACTGGTTGCAATTTATAAATGCATGAAAACTGAATTCAAATTAAATGCTTGACGCTGCAGTTTGAGCCAGCTCCTAGAAGAGGGGAGCCAGATGTTACTCGTAGAACACCCGATTACTTCTTATAAAGCAGCTGGAATTCTCGATATTCTATTTACTTTCTACTGGTTCCACTCATGCTCTGGTGCTTGTGCAAGATGACTGTCAGGTTTAGAATTTACAATTCTACCTTCTGATGGTTTGTGGGATATAGGATCTGTCATAGAACATGCGCTGCCTACTGGTTTGTCTTACACTTGAACATCGCTGGATTTTGCATCTGAGAGATGGCCAAAAGTTGATTGTTTTAGTCTGATTGTATCATATCCAGCAGAAATTTGTGGATATTCACTTTTCTTGTCCCCCTCCCCCCCCCTTATTTTTTACTTTCTGTTTTGTTTCTAATCTCTTCTCACCCTTCCCATTCTTATGGGGTTTGAATTTGGGTGAATGGATTTTATTAGTGGATATTTTGCCCTCTTTTCTAAATGTCTTCTTAAACAGTAATTTACATGATCAGCACCATTCTGGTTGTTATTTTTGACTTTTCTATAGTTTCCCCCCTCACATGAAAGACAGTACATTTTACTTGCGTGGTTCTTATAGCTTTGTGATATGTTGTTTCCACTCTTCAATTATTTTTTTCTACTGGTTTTGATAGAGAACTTTGTTGTGATCACGTATTCATCCAGATTTGAAATTACTGAGTTTAGCAATAATACTAACTTGTATGATCATTACGGTCCCAACtcccaaaagaaaataaagactACCCATCTTTACCCGAGTATGGTCTATAGCCCCACCAAGTGCCTGTTATGGTTGGGCATTTCACTTTCTTTCACATGGACAGCTGTCAGCAGTCATGTGTGGTTGCTCTTTTTTATCTTGTGCTGCAAGGCACGTATATGGCTTCATGAATCATGATGCCACACACCTTTTACTCAGCAGCACGGGAAAATCACATATTCTATTTACAAATGCATTTACTATCCATTTCCAACGTCATGGTAAAGCTCATACCAAAAAATCCATAAGTTTtgagaaaagagatgaaaagagtATAAATCAACAGTGTTAAGGTCTCTACACGCCAAACAAAGAGGGGGAAGTTGGTGAAGAATAGGTTCACATACTTTGGTGTCTTGGCACAATAGccatattttctttttcttggcAAATTAATCACAATCTTTTTATTTTGGTGCAGTGCCTTTGAGTTCTGGCCATATTTCGAAGGCTAAAGAACATGCTTGCACTTGCTAGCTATTAACCGACGGCATTTACAATATTCACAATAGATCTCCATGTTGCGTAGGCAAAAAAAAATTGCTGTGTTTTGCTAAACAATAAATACTATATACGATTTACAAAATTGAAGGGACATCATATTCCAACAGGAACTTGCTAAAAGCGCATAATAGTTAATGTTGTACAAGAATGACCAAGCATTACAAGCTCAGGTGAGAGAAGAGGGAGGGAACAAGATCCACCACAGACCATGCAAGCCCAGCATACTGGAGGAATCTTATACCTGTATCAACATCAAATGTACCCTGATTGGAGAAGAAAAACAACTTCTGGAGGCTGCCTGATTGCTTGAACTCGTCTGGATTTTTTAGTTTTGTCCCATTGCTGGCTTTAGTTAGTGCTGGGATGTAGGTGGTTGATCTAATTGGAATGCCAAGGGTGTTTGACACAATGGGAAGAATCCATTTCGCTAGAGCCTTGCTACAAAACTTCACAACAAGTATTGTTGGTATTCCCACGAGCATTCTTCCCAGAAAAGCAGGGATTGAAAGTTGCGGAGTGAATATGCGTGGGACAGCTTCGTGGTGAAACTGGTGGAATGTTTGCTGGACGCCAGTTACCTGAAGAGACATCACTGCTTGATAATGTAAATGTTACAAGAAAGAAAACATAGTTCTCTTTGTGGATCATGGCTTCTTATGCTAAATGCTCCAATTTTCTACTCTAACTTGTATTATAGATAATATATATTTACTAATCCTCTACCTCTACTATATCCAGAATAAACACACATGCCATCCTTTATAATCTGTGCTAAATTTGTCTATAGGAATGATATAAAATGAAGCAAAAATATCAGCTTTGTTGAATATCACTTACAATTCCCAATGCAACACCATTGAAAGCTGTGTGGAACTCAAAACTTGGAGTTGGGAACTCTGGGGTTGGATATGCAAAAAGAAGTACAACACTTAAGGCGCCCCAGAAGGTTGTAACTGCAACAGGAACAGTATAATGGAAGTAGAAAATTAGGAATAGGCAATAAGCTTTGTCAATTTATAGATTTTAAAGTCAAGATCTTCAACAATAGTGGGATATCATCAAGGAAATATGGTATTGTTAAATGACTGAAAATTTAACAATTACAAAAGAGAATTCACAAACTAGAAGTAGGCATACCATTTTGTCCTGAGACAATAAAATTGTCAATATATTCATGAACTGCAAACCAAAATGCAAGAATCACCAACGCCAGAGCAAGTCCTCCTATGATATCAATCAAACTGTGCATGCCCAGGTAAATTCTTCCTACCAAGGAATATAATTATATAAGTTAGGAAGTTTACTAGACGAGCAGCCTGAAACACAGAAATTAACGAGACCAACTTACCAAAACCAATGAGGCCCACAATCAAGCATACAAGGAATACTCCAACCAGTTTTAAAGGACCATCTTCGAGTTGAGAATAAGATAGAACATAGTGCAACAGGTATCTAAAAAGCACCATTGGAAAGAATTCAATTCAAATGAATGACATGCTAAAGTACTAAGCTGAGGGAAAGTCCTCAACATGTAAAATGAAGCTTGACTACTGAACGTTTCCACCACTTTTCTAAAATTGTGAAGTCTACTCCCTCATTACACACATTTTGCCTCGGACAAGGTTTTAGCTTATAAGATAACTTCAAACCGCTTTCCATGACAGCTATATCTTTAGGCGAGTCTTAAGTTTATGCTTCAAATATAAGAACTCCAGTAAACGTATAATCTACATAAATGCCCCTACTTTTTGGCTGCTACGcataaaagaaagagaaaagtgaaaaaaaaaagctcGATACCCAGATAAGCAAACCGTGTTAAGAGTGTGAGAAGATGGCAATCCGTATTCCATTGCATTTTCCTCCTCATCCTTTGTAGCAGTAACTCTTCTTACAGGCGGGCAACTTGGTCTAGGAGCTGATACAACATCCTATATTATATACACACGCACAAACCAAAAAACAAAACTAAGTAGCTTAACAAGAAACCCACTTACCAAAACTAAAGACTGAGATTGTATCAATATTAGTAACTACCTTAATACAGTTTCCTAAATAATCACAAAACGCCATCAAAAGAGTCATCTGCCGTGCCAATTTTCCATGCCCGGTCTACAAAAAATTGTGCAATAGCCACTTGAGCAATATCCTTCAAAGAGTAATAATGATCATCAAATCCAAACTTAAAACAACAAAATTGGACTGTTTCAGAGAAAGGAAAGTTTACCCAGAAGAGCAAAGGAAGAAAGGCAGTGTAGAAAGGTACAGAAACAACACAAGACAACCCAGAGAAGAGAGCATCCAATAACCCATGTTGGTAATTCTGCAAAAACCCACCAAATTCAAATtagaaaacgtctttattacatAAAATCCAACCAGAACAATGAAAATTGAATAAGATTATGATCTGGgttcttctttttgtttaaattgaattaaaTCGTTCGAACCTGGATCTGGATAATGAGAGGTGTTCCTGCGAGGACATGGTGAGTCACCCATGGTTGAATCAAAGATCTAAGCTTTTGGGTAACATTGAGGTACGAAGCTATGGCAATCCATGAAACGAGTCCACAAAGAGTCCCCGTTTGCCATACTGCTATACTCTCCATTccttcccctctctctc
It includes:
- the LOC133823490 gene encoding serine/threonine-protein phosphatase PP2A-4 catalytic subunit, whose protein sequence is MGMNSISSESNIDLNEQISQLMECKPLSEQQVRALCDKAKEILMDESNVQPVKSPVTICGDIHGQFHDLAELFRIGGKCPDTNYLFMGDYVDRGYYSVETVTLLVALKVRYPQRITILRGNHESRQITQVYGFYDECLRKYGNANVWKTFTDLFDYFPLTALVESEIFCLHGGLSPSIETLDSIRNFDRVQEVPHEGPMCDLLWSDPDDRCGWGISPRGAGYTFGQDISEQFNHTNSLKLIARAHQLVMDGFNWAHEQKVVTIFSAPNYCYRCGNMASILEVDDCKSHTFIQFEPAPRRGEPDVTRRTPDYFL
- the LOC133823489 gene encoding lipid phosphate phosphatase delta isoform X1; this encodes MESIAVWQTGTLCGLVSWIAIASYLNVTQKLRSLIQPWVTHHVLAGTPLIIQIQNYQHGLLDALFSGLSCVVSVPFYTAFLPLLFWTGHGKLARQMTLLMAFCDYLGNCIKDVVSAPRPSCPPVRRVTATKDEEENAMEYGLPSSHTLNTVCLSGYLLHYVLSYSQLEDGPLKLVGVFLVCLIVGLIGFGRIYLGMHSLIDIIGGLALALVILAFWFAVHEYIDNFIVSGQNVTTFWGALSVVLLFAYPTPEFPTPSFEFHTAFNGVALGIVTGVQQTFHQFHHEAVPRIFTPQLSIPAFLGRMLVGIPTILVVKFCSKALAKWILPIVSNTLGIPIRSTTYIPALTKASNGTKLKNPDEFKQSGSLQKLFFFSNQGTFDVDTGIRFLQYAGLAWSVVDLVPSLFSHLSL
- the LOC133823489 gene encoding lipid phosphate phosphatase delta isoform X2, which codes for MGYWMLSSLGCLVLFLYLSTLPFFLCSSGLARQMTLLMAFCDYLGNCIKDVVSAPRPSCPPVRRVTATKDEEENAMEYGLPSSHTLNTVCLSGYLLHYVLSYSQLEDGPLKLVGVFLVCLIVGLIGFGRIYLGMHSLIDIIGGLALALVILAFWFAVHEYIDNFIVSGQNVTTFWGALSVVLLFAYPTPEFPTPSFEFHTAFNGVALGIVTGVQQTFHQFHHEAVPRIFTPQLSIPAFLGRMLVGIPTILVVKFCSKALAKWILPIVSNTLGIPIRSTTYIPALTKASNGTKLKNPDEFKQSGSLQKLFFFSNQGTFDVDTGIRFLQYAGLAWSVVDLVPSLFSHLSL